The Daucus carota subsp. sativus chromosome 2, DH1 v3.0, whole genome shotgun sequence genome includes a window with the following:
- the LOC108210108 gene encoding phosphoacetylglucosamine mutase, whose amino-acid sequence MNHQQQSILLDSAARFPPPQGVKFSYGTSGFRAEASILESTVYRVGILAALRSIKTQAVIGLMITASHNHVSDNGVKIADPGGEMLSQQWEPFADSLANASDPEHLLQLILEFVKKENIQFEGGKGAEVLLGRDTRPSGESLLEAAKQGIRSIVGAVAVDMGVVTTPQLHWMVRATNKGEKASEHDYFDQLISSFRCLLDLIPQGAQSSNKEKMIVDAANGVGGLKLEVIKKSIHGLNFEVRNTGKEGVLNDGVGADFVQKEKVTPYGFSTADVGMRCASLDGDADRLVYFTVLPNSSGKIELVDGDKILSLFALFIKEQLSILEEANNKKVNNSYEAHLGVVQTAYANGASTDYLKQAGLEVVLTPTGVKYLHEKAADFDIGVYFEANGHGTILFSSNFLSWLDVRVNELGSTAKGSEQLKAALRLLAVSKLINQAVGDALSGLFLVEAILQHMGWSIHKWNELYNDLPSRQLKVKVVDRTAVVTANAETEVVSPPGIQEAINVLTAKYPRGRCFIRPSGTEDVVRVYAEASRQQAADDLASSVAKLTDQFLGSH is encoded by the exons ATGAATCATCAACAGCAATCCATCCTCCTCGATTCCGCCGCTCGTTTCCCACCTCCCCAAG gtGTAAAATTTTCATATGGGACATCTGGGTTTAGAGCAGAAGCATCGATATTAGAGTCCACTGTGTATAGAGTGGGTATTTTAGCTGCATTGAGGTCAATCAAGACTCAAGCTGTTATTGGATTGATGATCACTGCTTCACATAATCATGTTTCTGATAATGGTGTTAAGATTGCTGATCCTGGTGGCGAAATGTTGTCGCAGCAATGGGAGCCTTTTGCGGATTCTTTGGCTAATGCTTCTGATCCCGAACATCTCCTCCAG TTGATACTTGAATTTGTCAAGAAAGAAAATATTCAATTCGAAGGAGGAAAGGGAGCTGAGGTTTTATTGGGGAGAGACACCAGGCCCAGTGGGGAATCTCTTCTAGAGGCTGCTAAACAG GGAATCCGTTCTATAGTTGGAGCTGTTGCAGTCGACATGGGGGTTGTCACAACCCCTCAGCTCCACTGGATGGTCCGTGCTACTAATAAGGGGGAGAAGGCATCTGAACACGATTACTTCGATCAACTTATAAGCTCTTTTAG GTGCCTGCTAGATCTAATCCCCCAAGGCGCACAAAGCAGTAACAAGGAGAAAATGATCGTGGATGCTGCAAATGGTGTTGGCGGACTAAAGCTTGAAGTTATCAAGAAGAGTATACATGGTTTGAATTTTGAAGTTCGCAACACTGGCAAGGAAGGTGTGCTCAATGATGGTGTTGGTGCTGACTTTGTGCAGAAAGAGAAGGTCACTCCATATGGTTTTAGTACCGCTGATGTTGGAATGAG GTGTGCAAGTTTGGATGGGGATGCTGACCGGCTTGTATATTTTACAGTGCTGCCAAATTCTAGTGGCAAAATTGAATTAGTAGATGGGGACAAAATACTGTCTCTTTTTGCTCTATTCATCAAGGAGCAATTAAGTATACTTGAGGAGGCTAATAACAAGAAGGTCAATAATTCCTATGAAGCACATCTTGGTGTTGTACAAACAGCATATGCAAATGGTGCATCCACTGATTACCTGAAACAAGCGGGTCTAGAAGTCGTGCTTACTCCTACAGGGGTAAAATACCTGCATGAGAAAGCAGCTGACTTTGATATTGGCGTATATTTTGAAGCAAATGGACATGGAACAATTTTGTTCTCTAGTAATTTCTTATCCTGGTTGGATGTTAGAGTTAATGAGCTTGGGTCAACAGCCAAAG gTTCTGAACAACTAAAGGCTGCCTTAAGATTATTGGCAGTCAGCAAATTGATTAATCAGGCAGTTGGGGATGCTTTGAGCGGCTTGTTTCTGGTAGAGGCTATCTTACAACATATGGGATGGTCAATACACAAATGGAATGAGCTTTATAATGACTTACCCAGCAGACAACTTAAG GTAAAAGTTGTTGACAGAACTGCTGTTGTCACAGCAAATGCAGAAACTGAAGTTGTCAGTCCCCCCGGCATCCAAGAAGCCATTAACGTGTTGACCG CAAAATATCCTCGGGGAAGATGTTTTATACGACCATCAGGAACCGAAGATGTTGTAAGGGTGTATGCAGAGGCAAGCAGACAGCAAGCAGCAGACGACTTGGCCAGTTCTGTGGCCAAACTGACAGACCAGTTTCTTGGATCACACTAA
- the LOC135150152 gene encoding uncharacterized protein LOC135150152 isoform X2: protein MDSGRKRIPLGVVSPSAFRNAQRRRSSNDVQTSGNVSSANRENLEPNRASASLPESSFQTPARNVNVHQQPSHYTLGNQILGGKTQGYLTPSQRRLLGVDLSGKHSIISRHFD from the exons ATGGACAGTG GTCGTAAGCGCATACCTTTAGGTGTTGTTTCTCCTTCGGCTTTTAGAAATG CACAACGGAGGCGATCTTCCAATGATGTGCAGACATCTGGTAATGTGTCATCTGCGAATCGTGAGAATTTGGAACCGAATAGAGCATCTGCATCTCTGCCAGAATCAAGTTTTCAGACTCCAGCACGTAATGTTAATGTACACCAGCAGCCATCACACTACACCCTGG GTAATCAGATTCTTGGTGGCAAAACGCAGGGGTATCTTACGCCATCACAAAGAAGGCTACTTGGTGTTGATCTGTCTGGTAAACATTCTATTATAAGCAGGCATTTTGATTGA
- the LOC135150152 gene encoding uncharacterized protein LOC135150152 isoform X1: MDSGRKRIPLGVVSPSAFRNAQRRRSSNDVQTSGNVSSANRENLEPNRASASLPESSFQTPARNVNVHQQPSHYTLGSCTGNQILGGKTQGYLTPSQRRLLGVDLSGKHSIISRHFD, from the exons ATGGACAGTG GTCGTAAGCGCATACCTTTAGGTGTTGTTTCTCCTTCGGCTTTTAGAAATG CACAACGGAGGCGATCTTCCAATGATGTGCAGACATCTGGTAATGTGTCATCTGCGAATCGTGAGAATTTGGAACCGAATAGAGCATCTGCATCTCTGCCAGAATCAAGTTTTCAGACTCCAGCACGTAATGTTAATGTACACCAGCAGCCATCACACTACACCCTGGGTTCGTGTACAG GTAATCAGATTCTTGGTGGCAAAACGCAGGGGTATCTTACGCCATCACAAAGAAGGCTACTTGGTGTTGATCTGTCTGGTAAACATTCTATTATAAGCAGGCATTTTGATTGA
- the LOC108207343 gene encoding uncharacterized protein LOC108207343 produces MNLHIDSVIAMRQRLIDEGYTAGDAATQTPTQRVVQHIVETMTLKELSEKITGEYIKKQVYCVVKVISVEENGWWCNSCGGCETEVEKQAGKFFCKNCNHCIPVAEKRYRVVILGEDTTEAYNFVLMDRGVKRMLGVTATKMISDKLRNQTANDFPPEIKALTGKELKLKVLINEDNVKANSRLFFAVDVCDAAASSSAMCSVSGTSSTTDTNGDTSAAKVSQGLDTPGTARSSSKKIKLEK; encoded by the exons ATGAATCTTCATATTGATTCTGTGATTGCAATGCGTCAAAG GCTTATTGATGAAGGATACACGGCTGGTGATGCAGCCACACAGACGCCCACTCAGAGAGTTGTGCAGCACATTGTGGAAACAATGACACTGAAGGAGCTAAGTGAGAAGATTACTGGAGAGTATATTAAG AAACAAGTGTACTGTGTTGTCAAGGTCATAAGTGTGGAAGAAAATGGCTGGTGGTGCAATAGCTGTGGAGGGTGTGAGACTGAAGTGGAGAAGCAGGCTGGCAAATTCTTTTGCAAAAATTGCAATCATTGCATTCCTGTGGCAGAGAAAAG GTATAGGGTTGTCATTCTTGGGGAGGACACCACAGAGGCATACAACTTTGTTCTGATGGACCGAGGAGTGAAGAGGATGCTTGGTGTTACAGCAACAAAAATGATTTCCGACAAGCTTAGG AACCAAACAGCCAATGATTTTCCACCGGAAATTAAAGCTCTGACAGGAAAAGAGCTGAAGCTTAAGGTTCTTATAAACGAGGACAATGTCAAGGCGAATAGCAGATTGTTTTTTGCTGTTGATGTCTGTGATGCAGCGGCTTCTTCCTCAGCAATGTGTTCAGTATCAGGCACCTCTAGCACAACTGATACAAATGGAGAT ACCTCTGCTGCAAAAGTATCACAAGGCCTCGACACACCAGGAACTGCTAGgtcttcttcaaaaaaaataaaattg GAGAAGTAG
- the LOC108209517 gene encoding probable methyltransferase PMT14 isoform X2: protein MGSKNNPPGNRGRNPLSIFFVLGLCCFFYLLGAWQKSGFGKGDSIALEITKQTDCNIFPTLDFEPHHKSVLVVNSSKPITKIYKPCDVKYTDYTPCQEQKRAMNFPRENMIYRERHCPPQEEKLKCLIPAPKGYMIQFPWPKGRDYVHYANVPYKSLTYQKAVQHWVEYHGNVFKFPGGGTMFPQGADAYIDELASVIPIKDGSVRTALDTGCGVASWGASLMKRNVLAMSFAPRDNHEAQVQFALERGVPAVIGVLGTIHLPYPSRAFDMAQCSRCLIPWTANDGMYLMEVDRILRPGGYWILSGPPINWKTYYKTWKRSKEEVKAEQRKIEELAERLCWEKKYEKGDIAIWRKKINAESCQRNPANTCQSSDADNVWCEGFSTYPRTYDLIHANGLFSLYQNKCELEDILLEMDRILRPDGSVILHDEVNVLNTVNQIVRGMRWDSKMYDHEDGPLIPEKILVVTKRYWVGNSNSTSSIDE from the exons ATGGGCTCCAAGAATAACCCTCCTGGTAATAGAGGACGAAACCCGCTGTCTATATTCTTTGTACTTGGTCTGTGCTGTTTCTTTTACTTGCTTGGAGCATGGCAAAAGAGTGGTTTTGGAAAGGGTGATAGCATAGCACTGGAAATAACAAAGCAAACAGACTGCAACATATTTCCCACTTTAGACTTTGAGCCTCATCACAAAAGTGTTCTAGTCGTCAATTCTTCAAAGCCCATAACCAAGATATATAAGCCATGTGATGTGAAATATACTGATTATACTCCTTGCCAAGAACAGAAACGTGCTATGAACTTCCCAAGGGAGAATATGATATATAGGGAAAGACATTGTCCCccacaagaagaaaaattgaaATGCCTTATTCCAGCACCCAAGGGCTATATGATTCAATTTCCTTGGCCAAAAGGCCGCGATTATGTTCATTATGCTAATGTTCCTTATAAAAGCTTGACATATCAAAAGGCTGTTCAGCACTGGGTGGAATATCATGGTAACGTCTTTAAGTTTCCAGGCGGTGGGACAATGTTCCCACAAGGTGCAGATGCATATATTGATGAACTTGCATCAGTAATTCCTATTAAAGATGGATCTGTAAGAACTGCACTGGACACTGGTTGTGGG GTTGCAAGCTGGGGTGCTTCGTTGATGAAGAGAAATGTATTGGCCATGTCATTTGCCCCAAGGGACAATCATGAAGCTCAAGTGCAGTTTGCTCTAGAAAGAGGAGTCCCTGCTGTTATTGGTGTTCTAGGAACAATTCATCTTCCATATCCATCAAGAGCATTTGATATGGCTCAGTGTTCTCGTTGTCTGATTCCATGGACCGCAAATG ACGGGATGTACTTAATGGAAGTTGATAGAATTCTTAGACCTGGGGGCTACTGGATCTTGTCTGGCCCTCCAATCAATTGGAAGACTTACTATAAGACGTGGAAACGATCTAAAGAAGAAGTCAAGGCTGAGCAGAGAAAAATTGAAGAGCTAGCCGAACGTCTTTGTTGGGAGAAGAAGTATGAAAAGGGAGATATTGCCATttggagaaagaaaataaaCGCTGAATCCTGCCAGAGGAATCCGGCCAATACTTGTCAATCTAGTGATGCTGATAATGTCTG GTGTGAAGGTTTTTCTACTTACCCAAGGACATATGACCTCATCCATGCAAATGGTTTGTTCAGCTTGTACCAAAACAA GTGTGAGTTAGAGGACATTCTTCTGGAGATGGATCGCATACTTCGGCCTGATGGGTCGGTTATCCTTCATGATGAGGTCAATGTCTTGAACACAGTAAATCAAATTGTCAGAGGTATGAGATGGGACTCGAAAATGTATGACCACGAAGATGGCCCTTTAATACCCGAAAAGATATTAGTTGTGACAAAACGATACTGGGTTGGAAACAGCAACAGCACATCTTCCATTGATGAATAA
- the LOC108209517 gene encoding probable methyltransferase PMT14 isoform X1, with translation MGSKNNPPGNRGRNPLSIFFVLGLCCFFYLLGAWQKSGFGKGDSIALEITKQTDCNIFPTLDFEPHHKSVLVVNSSKPITKIYKPCDVKYTDYTPCQEQKRAMNFPRENMIYRERHCPPQEEKLKCLIPAPKGYMIQFPWPKGRDYVHYANVPYKSLTYQKAVQHWVEYHGNVFKFPGGGTMFPQGADAYIDELASVIPIKDGSVRTALDTGCGVASWGASLMKRNVLAMSFAPRDNHEAQVQFALERGVPAVIGVLGTIHLPYPSRAFDMAQCSRCLIPWTANDGMYLMEVDRILRPGGYWILSGPPINWKTYYKTWKRSKEEVKAEQRKIEELAERLCWEKKYEKGDIAIWRKKINAESCQRNPANTCQSSDADNVWYKEMKSCISPYLEVSSANEVAGGELQKFPLRLFAVPPRIAKGLVPEVTVELYQKDNKLWKHRLQTYKRIRQLLGSTRYRNIMDMNAGLGGFAAALNSPKSWVMNVVPTIAPNTLGVIYERGLIGIYHDWCEGFSTYPRTYDLIHANGLFSLYQNKCELEDILLEMDRILRPDGSVILHDEVNVLNTVNQIVRGMRWDSKMYDHEDGPLIPEKILVVTKRYWVGNSNSTSSIDE, from the exons ATGGGCTCCAAGAATAACCCTCCTGGTAATAGAGGACGAAACCCGCTGTCTATATTCTTTGTACTTGGTCTGTGCTGTTTCTTTTACTTGCTTGGAGCATGGCAAAAGAGTGGTTTTGGAAAGGGTGATAGCATAGCACTGGAAATAACAAAGCAAACAGACTGCAACATATTTCCCACTTTAGACTTTGAGCCTCATCACAAAAGTGTTCTAGTCGTCAATTCTTCAAAGCCCATAACCAAGATATATAAGCCATGTGATGTGAAATATACTGATTATACTCCTTGCCAAGAACAGAAACGTGCTATGAACTTCCCAAGGGAGAATATGATATATAGGGAAAGACATTGTCCCccacaagaagaaaaattgaaATGCCTTATTCCAGCACCCAAGGGCTATATGATTCAATTTCCTTGGCCAAAAGGCCGCGATTATGTTCATTATGCTAATGTTCCTTATAAAAGCTTGACATATCAAAAGGCTGTTCAGCACTGGGTGGAATATCATGGTAACGTCTTTAAGTTTCCAGGCGGTGGGACAATGTTCCCACAAGGTGCAGATGCATATATTGATGAACTTGCATCAGTAATTCCTATTAAAGATGGATCTGTAAGAACTGCACTGGACACTGGTTGTGGG GTTGCAAGCTGGGGTGCTTCGTTGATGAAGAGAAATGTATTGGCCATGTCATTTGCCCCAAGGGACAATCATGAAGCTCAAGTGCAGTTTGCTCTAGAAAGAGGAGTCCCTGCTGTTATTGGTGTTCTAGGAACAATTCATCTTCCATATCCATCAAGAGCATTTGATATGGCTCAGTGTTCTCGTTGTCTGATTCCATGGACCGCAAATG ACGGGATGTACTTAATGGAAGTTGATAGAATTCTTAGACCTGGGGGCTACTGGATCTTGTCTGGCCCTCCAATCAATTGGAAGACTTACTATAAGACGTGGAAACGATCTAAAGAAGAAGTCAAGGCTGAGCAGAGAAAAATTGAAGAGCTAGCCGAACGTCTTTGTTGGGAGAAGAAGTATGAAAAGGGAGATATTGCCATttggagaaagaaaataaaCGCTGAATCCTGCCAGAGGAATCCGGCCAATACTTGTCAATCTAGTGATGCTGATAATGTCTG GTACAAGGAAATGAAATCATGCATAAGCCCTTACCTTGAGGTTTCTAGTGCCAATGAGGTAGCCGGAGGCGAATTGCAGAAGTTTCCACTCAGGTTATTTGCAGTTCCTCCTCGAATAGCTAAAGGACTTGTCCCAGAGGTCACTGTCGAATTATATCAGAAAGACAATAAATTGTGGAAACATCGTTTACAGACGTACAAAAGAATCAGGCAGTTACTTGGCTCTACACGATACCGGAACATAATGGATATGAATGCCGGCCTTGGGGGCTTTGCGGCAGCGCTCAATTCACCAAAATCATGGGTAATGAATGTGGTGCCTACTATTGCTCCAAACACTTTGGGTGTTATTTATGAAAGAGGCCTGATTGGAATATATCACGACTG GTGTGAAGGTTTTTCTACTTACCCAAGGACATATGACCTCATCCATGCAAATGGTTTGTTCAGCTTGTACCAAAACAA GTGTGAGTTAGAGGACATTCTTCTGGAGATGGATCGCATACTTCGGCCTGATGGGTCGGTTATCCTTCATGATGAGGTCAATGTCTTGAACACAGTAAATCAAATTGTCAGAGGTATGAGATGGGACTCGAAAATGTATGACCACGAAGATGGCCCTTTAATACCCGAAAAGATATTAGTTGTGACAAAACGATACTGGGTTGGAAACAGCAACAGCACATCTTCCATTGATGAATAA